One region of Parerythrobacter jejuensis genomic DNA includes:
- a CDS encoding FkbM family methyltransferase — translation MKLFRPYLWGGRVIKLARRLGMDVMPALTRDHRVAGARLGWRDEEPGLLRGAVVEGEHDGVPLKLFVANDLDVIQQVHRKGELYEPEELAIIKGTWDQHHEGGAFLDVGANVGNHALFAAMVLGADKVIACEPQDAAARILETNAALNHVADRIAIHRVGLSDSAGQASVESASNNLGAARLTQGKGGIELVTGDALVGDQPIGFIKIDTEGFELPVLRGLSGTIARDHPPLFVEVETANLPAFEQICAGHGYAITNRFQRYETSVNCLAIARD, via the coding sequence ATGAAACTCTTCAGGCCCTATTTGTGGGGTGGCCGCGTCATCAAGCTGGCGCGGCGGCTGGGCATGGACGTGATGCCGGCTCTGACGCGCGATCATCGCGTGGCCGGAGCCCGTCTGGGGTGGCGTGACGAAGAACCCGGTCTGCTGCGCGGGGCCGTTGTCGAAGGCGAGCATGACGGCGTGCCGCTCAAACTGTTCGTCGCCAATGATCTCGATGTGATCCAGCAAGTCCACCGCAAGGGCGAGCTCTATGAGCCGGAAGAACTGGCGATCATCAAAGGGACCTGGGACCAGCATCATGAGGGCGGGGCCTTCCTCGATGTCGGCGCGAACGTGGGCAATCACGCTTTGTTTGCCGCAATGGTACTGGGCGCGGACAAGGTGATCGCGTGTGAACCTCAGGACGCAGCGGCACGGATTCTGGAAACCAATGCGGCGCTCAATCACGTTGCTGATCGGATCGCAATCCACCGCGTCGGCCTGTCCGATAGTGCGGGGCAGGCGAGCGTTGAAAGTGCCAGCAATAACCTCGGCGCGGCTCGCCTGACGCAAGGTAAGGGCGGGATCGAACTCGTCACTGGCGACGCGTTGGTGGGCGATCAGCCGATCGGCTTTATCAAGATCGACACCGAGGGGTTCGAACTGCCGGTCCTGCGCGGCCTATCCGGAACCATCGCGCGCGACCACCCGCCGCTGTTCGTGGAAGTCGAGACCGCAAACCTGCCGGCGTTCGAGCAAATCTGCGCCGGGCACGGCTACGCCATTACCAATCGATTCCAACGCTACGAAACCAGCGTGAACTGTCTCGCCATCGCGCGGGACTGA
- the gatB gene encoding Asp-tRNA(Asn)/Glu-tRNA(Gln) amidotransferase subunit GatB — MSKYIIQGATGEWEVVIGLEVHAQVTSNAKLFSGASTAFGAEPNSQVSLVDAAMPGMLPVPNRECIRQAVRTGMAIEAQIHKWSRFDRKNYFYADLPQGYQISQLYHPIVGEGQLLIEADEKAGIPEDKVIGIERIHVEQDAGKLMHDQHPTMSYVDLNRSGVALMEIVSMPDMTSPAEAGAYVRKLRSILRYVGSCDGNMEEGSMRADVNVSVRKVGDPELGTRTETKNVNSVRFVMQVIEYEANRQVDLIEDGGSVDQETRLFDPGTGTTRTMRSKEDAHDYRYFPDPDLLPLELEDSFLEECRASLPELPDAKRQRYETELGLTPYNARELTAEVETFARFETLLGATAKAIGKDEKQVATQVANWALSVAPGVIKSLGDEANPEHATAEAQAAILKMQDAGEISGGQAKEIYEIVLKTGRAPDEIADTEGLKQVSDTGAIEAAIDDILANNQDKVEQYKGGKDKLFGFFVGQTMKAMQGKANPQVVNQLLKDKLG, encoded by the coding sequence ATGAGCAAATACATTATCCAGGGCGCAACGGGCGAGTGGGAGGTCGTGATCGGCCTCGAAGTTCATGCGCAGGTCACTTCCAATGCCAAGCTGTTTTCCGGCGCGTCGACTGCGTTCGGGGCAGAGCCCAATTCGCAGGTCAGCCTGGTCGATGCGGCGATGCCCGGCATGCTGCCAGTGCCCAACCGCGAATGTATCCGCCAAGCGGTCCGTACCGGCATGGCGATCGAAGCGCAGATCCACAAATGGAGCCGGTTCGACCGCAAGAACTACTTCTATGCCGACCTGCCGCAGGGCTACCAGATCAGCCAGCTCTATCACCCGATTGTTGGCGAGGGGCAGCTGTTGATCGAGGCCGACGAGAAGGCGGGTATTCCCGAAGATAAGGTGATCGGGATCGAGCGGATCCATGTCGAGCAGGATGCCGGCAAGCTGATGCACGACCAGCATCCGACCATGTCCTATGTTGATTTGAACCGCAGCGGCGTGGCCCTGATGGAAATCGTTTCCATGCCGGATATGACGTCCCCTGCCGAAGCGGGTGCCTATGTCCGCAAACTGCGCTCTATCCTGCGCTATGTCGGATCGTGCGACGGCAATATGGAAGAAGGCTCGATGCGTGCCGACGTCAACGTATCCGTGCGCAAGGTCGGTGATCCGGAACTGGGCACGCGGACCGAGACCAAGAATGTCAATTCGGTGCGATTCGTGATGCAGGTCATTGAATACGAGGCCAATCGCCAGGTCGATCTGATCGAGGATGGCGGCAGCGTCGATCAGGAAACGCGCCTGTTCGATCCCGGCACCGGCACGACGCGGACTATGCGCAGCAAGGAAGACGCGCATGATTATCGCTATTTCCCCGATCCCGACCTTCTGCCGCTGGAACTGGAAGACAGCTTCCTGGAAGAATGCCGCGCGAGCCTGCCAGAATTGCCCGATGCGAAGCGCCAGCGCTATGAGACCGAGTTGGGCCTGACGCCGTATAATGCCCGCGAGCTGACGGCCGAGGTCGAGACCTTTGCGCGATTTGAAACGCTGCTGGGCGCGACGGCCAAGGCTATCGGCAAAGACGAGAAGCAAGTCGCCACGCAGGTCGCGAACTGGGCACTCTCGGTCGCTCCGGGCGTGATCAAGTCGCTGGGTGACGAAGCCAATCCCGAACACGCAACTGCCGAGGCACAGGCCGCGATCCTGAAAATGCAGGATGCGGGCGAAATCAGCGGCGGCCAGGCGAAGGAAATCTACGAGATCGTCCTCAAAACCGGTCGCGCGCCCGATGAAATCGCCGATACCGAGGGCCTCAAACAGGTCAGCGACACTGGCGCTATCGAGGCAGCGATCGATGATATCCTGGCCAACAACCAGGACAAGGTCGAGCAGTATAAGGGCGGCAAGGACAAGCTATTCGGCTTCTTCGTCGGCCAGACCATGAAGGCGATGCAAGGCAAGGCCAATCCGCAAGTCGTGAACCAATTGCTGAAAGACAAGCTGGGGTAA
- a CDS encoding M16 family metallopeptidase: protein MFRFASTSLTALAIATATPFALTAPAAAQDTAEAVAPLPALIDEVSIPFEEFQLENGLTVIVHEDRKAPIVGVAVWYNVGSKDEPEGKSGFAHLFEHLMFNGSENAPGDYFKYLQEMGATDYNGTTNFDRTNYFQTVPRGALERALWLESDRMGYLLGAVTQEKLDNQRGVVQNEKRQGDNQPGGLVFYEIVKTLFPAPHPYDHTPIGSMADLDSASMDDVRAWFRDKYGPNNATIVLAGDINAAEARPLVEKYFGPIARGPVNNPAEAAIPELAEDVRTVMKDQVAATNISRYWTAPGINSRDLVALTVGAQILGGLSSSRLDNALVRDEKVAVGVSAGNFSFQRVGVLTVGATVKPGEDAEAVEGRMNAIIDQFIAEGPTEDEVRRAATQSLAGTIRGLEQVGGFGGKAVTLAQGEVLTGSPDFYAQQLEVLATLTPTEVQAAMQKWMTRPSMTLQLEPGERDSSYEEAASVAADGDAEAEAAPGANELTVTVERPAPAFEALASLDFPDVSEVTLSNGMTVYYAQRDAVPVTRVALSFDAGSAADPTDKRGLESLALGLFDEGTTSLSSREIAEARERLGAVISTGGGQDRSSFTLTALTANLAPSLELMTDIVRNPAFDEGELERVRTQTITGIQQQMRSPGGIAQMTLTPLLYGSDNPYGDTGSGSVESVSSITRDDLVNFKQTWIRPDNASLFVVSDLALSELTPALEKAFGEWEAPATPKGSKDFSSKATAPESARIVLVNRPNSPQSFILGGLVTDARAQDAGIVDLLNANNALGGNFLARMNMNLRETKGWSYGVRGGVSQRENAVTYFVQAPVQADRTGDSLAELNREIGEFVTTNGVTEEELVRIVNNEIRELPGQFETSGAVLGAMQSNVLYGRDMDYQEKLAEKYRGQTRESLDAAARGAIDPARFIWVVVGDAEKVKPQLDALRLPIEVRELEN from the coding sequence ATGTTTCGTTTTGCCTCAACCAGCCTGACAGCCCTCGCCATTGCGACGGCCACCCCGTTCGCCCTGACAGCGCCAGCCGCTGCCCAGGACACAGCCGAGGCGGTAGCTCCGCTGCCGGCCCTGATCGATGAAGTCAGCATTCCGTTCGAGGAATTCCAGCTTGAAAACGGCCTGACCGTTATCGTGCACGAAGATCGCAAGGCGCCGATCGTCGGCGTCGCGGTGTGGTACAATGTCGGTTCCAAGGATGAGCCCGAAGGCAAGAGCGGCTTTGCCCATCTGTTCGAGCATCTGATGTTCAACGGTTCGGAGAATGCGCCGGGCGACTATTTCAAATATCTGCAGGAAATGGGCGCGACCGATTACAATGGCACGACCAATTTCGACCGGACCAATTATTTCCAGACAGTGCCGCGGGGCGCGCTGGAGCGTGCATTGTGGCTCGAGAGTGACCGGATGGGCTACTTGCTCGGCGCGGTGACGCAGGAGAAGCTCGATAACCAGCGCGGCGTGGTCCAGAACGAAAAACGCCAGGGCGACAACCAGCCCGGCGGCCTGGTGTTCTACGAAATCGTCAAGACGCTTTTCCCGGCCCCACACCCGTATGACCACACCCCGATCGGATCGATGGCAGACCTTGATTCCGCCTCCATGGATGATGTGCGCGCCTGGTTCCGCGACAAATACGGCCCGAACAACGCCACCATCGTTCTGGCCGGCGATATCAACGCCGCCGAAGCGCGTCCGCTGGTCGAAAAGTATTTCGGCCCGATCGCGCGTGGTCCGGTCAACAACCCGGCCGAAGCTGCGATCCCGGAGCTGGCCGAAGATGTTCGTACGGTCATGAAAGACCAAGTCGCAGCGACGAATATCAGTCGTTACTGGACCGCACCCGGCATCAACAGCCGCGATCTGGTTGCGCTGACCGTTGGCGCGCAGATCCTGGGCGGGCTGTCGTCCAGCCGGCTCGACAATGCCCTGGTCCGTGACGAGAAAGTCGCGGTGGGTGTAAGCGCTGGCAACTTCTCGTTCCAGCGGGTTGGCGTGCTGACCGTAGGTGCCACTGTGAAGCCCGGTGAAGACGCCGAAGCTGTTGAAGGTCGCATGAATGCGATCATCGACCAGTTCATTGCCGAAGGTCCCACCGAAGACGAAGTCCGCCGCGCTGCAACGCAAAGCCTCGCTGGCACCATCCGCGGGCTGGAACAGGTAGGCGGCTTTGGCGGCAAGGCCGTGACGCTGGCGCAGGGCGAAGTCCTGACCGGATCTCCCGATTTCTATGCCCAGCAGCTGGAAGTTCTGGCCACTCTGACCCCGACTGAAGTTCAGGCGGCCATGCAGAAGTGGATGACCCGCCCCAGCATGACCCTGCAGCTCGAGCCCGGCGAACGTGACAGTTCGTATGAAGAAGCAGCCTCGGTCGCCGCAGATGGCGATGCCGAAGCAGAGGCCGCGCCAGGTGCCAACGAACTGACCGTAACGGTCGAGCGTCCCGCACCCGCATTTGAAGCGCTCGCCTCGCTCGATTTCCCGGACGTATCCGAAGTGACCTTGTCGAACGGGATGACCGTCTATTACGCCCAGCGTGATGCCGTTCCGGTAACCCGTGTAGCGCTGTCCTTCGACGCAGGCTCTGCCGCCGATCCGACCGACAAGCGCGGGTTGGAAAGCCTCGCGCTCGGTCTGTTCGATGAAGGCACCACCAGCCTGAGCTCCAGAGAAATCGCCGAAGCTCGCGAACGTCTCGGCGCCGTGATCTCGACTGGCGGTGGCCAAGACCGTTCCTCGTTTACGCTGACGGCGCTGACGGCTAACCTGGCCCCGTCGCTGGAATTGATGACCGACATCGTGCGCAATCCTGCCTTCGATGAAGGCGAGCTCGAGCGTGTACGGACCCAGACAATCACGGGCATCCAGCAACAAATGCGCAGCCCCGGCGGCATCGCGCAAATGACACTGACCCCGCTGCTCTACGGATCGGACAATCCCTATGGCGATACCGGCAGTGGCAGCGTGGAATCGGTCAGCTCGATCACCCGGGATGATCTGGTCAATTTCAAGCAGACCTGGATCCGTCCCGACAATGCGTCGCTGTTTGTAGTGTCTGATCTGGCGCTGTCGGAATTGACGCCGGCGCTGGAAAAAGCCTTCGGCGAATGGGAAGCACCCGCCACGCCCAAGGGTAGCAAGGACTTTTCCAGCAAGGCAACTGCACCTGAAAGTGCCCGCATCGTGCTAGTCAATCGGCCCAATTCCCCGCAGAGCTTCATCCTCGGCGGCCTGGTTACCGATGCCCGGGCACAGGATGCCGGGATCGTCGACCTGCTGAATGCCAACAATGCGCTTGGCGGCAACTTCCTGGCCCGGATGAACATGAACCTGCGCGAGACCAAGGGCTGGTCCTACGGCGTGCGTGGCGGTGTCTCCCAGCGCGAGAATGCGGTGACATATTTTGTCCAGGCGCCGGTCCAGGCCGACCGCACGGGCGATTCCCTCGCCGAACTCAATCGCGAGATCGGCGAGTTTGTCACCACCAATGGCGTGACCGAAGAAGAACTGGTCCGGATCGTGAACAACGAGATCCGCGAGCTGCCGGGGCAGTTTGAAACCTCCGGCGCGGTGCTTGGCGCGATGCAGTCCAACGTGCTGTATGGCCGGGACATGGACTACCAGGAGAAGCTGGCCGAGAAATATCGCGGCCAGACCCGCGAAAGCCTCGATGCGGCCGCACGCGGCGCAATCGATCCGGCGCGTTTCATCTGGGTCGTCGTAGGCGATGCCGAAAAGGTCAAACCGCAGCTCGACGCGCTCCGCCTGCCAATCGAAGTTCGCGAACTCGAAAACTGA
- a CDS encoding penicillin acylase family protein, translating into MKRWFARVGGVVFVLALVAVIGLMVWEPFFAHRSTAPDRDRTYTAEIIRSEFGVPHIYGKTDADVAYGVAVAHSEDDFFTLQDVIAMSKGRYGAIAGQDGAQIDYVYHLLDARGTAQRHYGDLPGDTRALFEAYATGLNDYAAAHPEELKLANLFPVNGEDVAAGFALRQPFFFGLNGVLGPLVAGEELKPEFGPPIPGFEPAKTSAETPAEQTGEAASEQASYRPLPLPMNSDDALSGSNAFAVTPEKSGGSTILVSNSHQPWRGGVAWYEMVVESEEGWHFTGANFPGSPFPFLGHNRTLGWTNTVNRPDMIDIYELVLDESGTRYRLDGEWRDLEEKSVTLPVKLGPIVLPIRQIVYRSAHGPVIKNDKGAFAIRYGAIDSIDQLDAYYRLNKATNLEEWEAILARMDVPSTNFIYGDAEGNIAYVYNAAIPDRPEGHNWRGILPGDRSDLIWNGPVSYDAIPKYVNPASGWLMNANNNPYQAAGPGSDLSPDSVPPRLGVELKTTNRARRAWKLMTEADQLDRETLWDIKFDQTYERAGYVAQMLDGIAARQYRQGSLEYDAQQLLATWDLTSDNQGRADALALLLIRDFMSAEYQNNPTPDVGAKLRKAATHLMTHFGRLDPPMGDLLRLRLGDVDLPLDGGSDTLRASTTWQVDEDGRLRVVHGDSFIQWVEWKPGERVKSESIQPFGAATTRPDSPHYTDQASLFVQKRLKPVHFWRVDALANAKSRKTVTSGK; encoded by the coding sequence ATGAAGAGATGGTTCGCACGCGTTGGCGGCGTGGTTTTTGTGCTGGCTCTGGTCGCAGTGATCGGCCTGATGGTGTGGGAACCGTTCTTTGCCCACCGCAGCACCGCCCCGGATCGCGATCGGACCTACACCGCCGAGATCATCCGCAGCGAATTCGGCGTACCCCATATCTATGGCAAGACCGATGCCGATGTCGCCTATGGCGTCGCCGTGGCGCATAGCGAGGATGATTTCTTCACCCTGCAAGATGTGATCGCGATGTCGAAGGGGCGGTATGGCGCGATTGCCGGGCAGGACGGCGCACAGATCGACTATGTCTATCACCTGCTCGATGCCCGCGGCACGGCCCAGCGACATTATGGCGATTTGCCCGGGGACACGCGCGCCCTGTTCGAAGCCTACGCCACCGGCCTCAACGACTATGCCGCAGCGCATCCGGAAGAACTGAAGCTCGCCAACCTGTTCCCGGTAAATGGCGAAGACGTCGCCGCCGGATTTGCGCTGCGCCAGCCGTTCTTCTTCGGCCTCAATGGCGTGCTCGGCCCGCTGGTGGCGGGCGAAGAGCTGAAGCCTGAATTCGGCCCACCCATTCCAGGTTTCGAACCTGCCAAAACCTCCGCCGAAACGCCCGCCGAGCAGACGGGCGAGGCAGCGAGCGAACAGGCAAGCTATCGCCCGCTTCCACTGCCAATGAATTCCGATGATGCTTTGTCCGGTTCCAACGCCTTTGCCGTGACGCCGGAAAAATCGGGCGGCTCCACGATCCTTGTCTCCAACAGCCACCAGCCCTGGCGCGGCGGTGTCGCGTGGTATGAAATGGTGGTCGAAAGCGAAGAGGGCTGGCACTTCACCGGTGCCAATTTCCCGGGCAGCCCGTTCCCGTTCCTGGGCCACAACCGCACGCTGGGCTGGACCAATACGGTCAACCGGCCCGACATGATCGACATTTACGAGCTGGTTCTGGACGAAAGCGGCACGCGCTATCGCCTCGACGGGGAATGGCGCGATCTGGAAGAGAAAAGCGTCACCTTGCCGGTCAAGCTTGGTCCGATCGTGCTGCCCATTCGCCAAATCGTCTATCGTAGTGCCCACGGCCCAGTGATCAAGAATGACAAGGGCGCCTTCGCAATCCGCTATGGGGCGATCGATTCCATCGACCAGCTGGATGCCTATTACCGGCTCAACAAGGCGACGAACCTGGAAGAGTGGGAAGCCATCCTGGCGCGGATGGACGTGCCCAGCACCAACTTCATCTATGGCGATGCCGAGGGGAATATTGCCTATGTTTATAACGCCGCCATTCCCGACCGGCCCGAGGGCCACAACTGGCGCGGGATCTTGCCGGGCGACCGGTCCGACCTGATCTGGAATGGCCCGGTCAGCTATGATGCAATCCCCAAATATGTGAATCCCGCCAGCGGCTGGCTCATGAATGCCAACAACAATCCCTACCAGGCCGCCGGCCCGGGCAGTGACCTGTCGCCTGACAGTGTGCCGCCGCGATTGGGGGTCGAGTTGAAAACTACCAACCGCGCCCGCCGCGCGTGGAAGTTGATGACCGAAGCCGACCAGCTGGACCGCGAGACCCTTTGGGACATCAAGTTTGACCAGACCTACGAACGGGCAGGCTATGTCGCCCAGATGCTCGATGGGATCGCGGCCCGCCAATACCGGCAGGGCAGCCTGGAATATGACGCCCAGCAATTGCTGGCGACGTGGGATCTGACCTCCGACAACCAAGGCCGGGCCGATGCGCTTGCGCTGCTTTTGATCAGGGACTTTATGTCAGCGGAATACCAGAACAATCCAACGCCCGATGTCGGTGCCAAGCTGCGCAAGGCCGCGACGCATTTGATGACCCATTTCGGGCGCCTGGACCCGCCGATGGGCGACCTCCTCCGCCTGCGTCTGGGCGATGTCGATTTGCCGCTGGATGGAGGCTCCGACACACTGCGCGCCTCTACCACCTGGCAAGTTGACGAAGATGGCCGGTTGCGGGTCGTGCATGGCGACAGCTTCATCCAATGGGTTGAATGGAAACCCGGCGAAAGGGTGAAGTCAGAGTCGATCCAGCCCTTTGGCGCGGCGACCACCAGGCCCGACAGCCCGCATTACACCGATCAGGCTTCGCTGTTCGTCCAGAAGAGATTGAAACCAGTCCACTTCTGGCGCGTTGATGCCTTAGCCAATGCCAAAAGCCGAAAGACCGTGACCAGCGGGAAATGA
- a CDS encoding helicase HerA domain-containing protein has protein sequence MKSEITIGHATGDQPVTFDIEELLATRLLVQGNSGSGKSHLLRRLLEESAGMVQQVVIDPEGDFTSLADHFGHVVIDAEAYSPPEIEALARRCREHRASVVLGLEGLEVEQQIRCSAQFLNALFDAPREFWFPALVVVDEAQMFAPSVAGEIAEDTRRMTLSAMTNLMCRGRKRGLAGIVATQRLAKLAKNVAAEASNFLMGRTFLDIDMIRAADLLGMERRQAERIRDLERGHFLALGPAISRRPVAVKIGSVRSGQVTRNDGLMPLPDMPREGMEALLTSELAADVQAHAPAPPPAPPRPKVEEVVPAVEPQAIAARSTAEQAEADATRQMQVNTILEELAMEEGSTFQSSSVQYQNFLTRCRAGRILGVPMDMTEFRRAFAIASAGLERLDEGRRRQLLQLGAGVDDDVLAPYLAIAAAALEGKTAPEDEELARVYGSSSPGRIRRLLDHLEKLGLIVIREEFGGGRSLLVPGIDALSAAEG, from the coding sequence GTGAAATCCGAAATTACCATAGGTCACGCAACGGGCGACCAGCCGGTCACCTTCGATATCGAGGAACTGCTGGCCACGCGCTTGCTGGTGCAAGGCAATAGCGGCTCGGGCAAGTCCCATTTGCTGCGCCGCCTGCTGGAAGAAAGCGCAGGCATGGTGCAGCAGGTGGTGATTGATCCGGAGGGCGATTTCACATCGCTTGCCGATCATTTCGGCCATGTCGTGATTGATGCGGAGGCCTATTCTCCGCCCGAAATCGAGGCCCTGGCGCGCCGCTGCCGGGAACATCGCGCCTCGGTGGTGTTGGGGCTGGAAGGGCTGGAGGTGGAACAGCAGATCCGCTGTTCGGCGCAATTCCTCAATGCGCTGTTCGATGCACCGCGCGAATTCTGGTTTCCTGCACTGGTAGTGGTGGACGAGGCACAAATGTTTGCCCCCTCCGTCGCGGGCGAGATTGCTGAAGACACGCGCCGAATGACTCTATCCGCGATGACCAACTTGATGTGCCGGGGCCGCAAGCGCGGACTGGCAGGGATCGTTGCCACCCAGCGTCTGGCCAAACTGGCGAAGAACGTGGCCGCCGAAGCGTCCAATTTCCTGATGGGGCGCACTTTCCTCGATATCGACATGATCCGCGCGGCCGATTTGCTGGGAATGGAACGTCGCCAGGCGGAGCGGATCCGCGATCTTGAACGCGGCCATTTCCTCGCATTGGGCCCGGCTATCAGCCGCAGGCCGGTCGCAGTGAAGATCGGGTCGGTCCGTTCCGGCCAGGTGACCCGCAACGACGGGTTGATGCCGTTGCCCGATATGCCGCGTGAGGGGATGGAAGCGCTGCTGACCAGCGAGTTGGCGGCTGATGTGCAAGCCCATGCGCCCGCCCCGCCGCCGGCTCCCCCACGTCCGAAAGTCGAAGAGGTTGTGCCTGCTGTCGAGCCGCAGGCAATCGCCGCCCGGTCAACGGCTGAACAGGCCGAAGCCGATGCCACGCGGCAAATGCAGGTCAACACGATCCTCGAAGAGCTGGCGATGGAGGAGGGGAGCACTTTTCAGTCGTCGAGCGTGCAGTACCAGAACTTCCTCACCCGGTGCCGGGCCGGACGTATTCTGGGTGTGCCGATGGATATGACCGAGTTCAGGCGGGCCTTCGCTATCGCCAGCGCGGGGTTGGAGCGGCTCGACGAAGGGCGACGTAGGCAATTGCTGCAACTCGGGGCGGGTGTCGATGATGATGTTCTGGCGCCCTATCTGGCGATTGCTGCGGCTGCGCTGGAAGGGAAAACGGCACCGGAAGATGAAGAACTGGCGCGCGTCTACGGCTCCAGTTCCCCCGGACGCATCCGGCGCCTGCTCGACCACCTTGAAAAACTCGGCCTGATCGTCATCCGGGAAGAATTTGGCGGGGGCCGCAGTTTGCTGGTGCCGGGCATAGATGCGCTGAGTGCCGCCGAAGGCTGA